CCTATTGTTGCCATGGGGCACGTGTTTACCGCTGGTGGCAAGACACATGATGGCGATGGGGTGCGCGAACTCTATGTCGGTTCACTCGCCCATGTGACCAGTGGTATTTTTCCTGAAATATTTGATTACGTTGCCCTTGGTCATTTACACGTGCCACAGTCGGTAGGTGGTATTGATCGGATTCGCTACAGCGGGTCGCCTCTGGCAATGGGATTTGGCGAGGCGAAGCAACAGAAAAGCGTTACATTGGTGGCGCTGACACCGCGCACACCGCCAGTCGTGCAACTCGTTCCTGTCCCTTCTTTCCAGAAGCTGGAGCGGGTAAGCGGTGACTTCGATACGCTGTGCAATGCATTGCGTGAGTTGGTGCAAACTGATATCTCTATTTGGGTAGAAGTGATTTATAATGGAACTACCGCTATCGGCGATTTGCAAGTACAACTCGATATGGTTGTTGCCGGATCGAAGGTAGAAATCCTGCGCATCAAAAACCAACGCAACCTATCGCACAGCCTGACGCCGACTATTCCTTACGAGACGTTAGATGATCTGAGTATTGACGAGGTATTTTTGCGCTGCCTAGTGCAGCATGGGATAGCGGAAGACGAGCATCCGTCATTGCAACGCACGTATCAAGAAGCGGTTGCATCGCTCTACGACACACCCAACGAGTAACGAGGCACCTATGCGCATCCTCAATATACGTTTGAAAAACCTGAATTCACTCGCTGGCGAATGGGAAATCGACCTCACTCATCCGGCGTATATTTCTGATGGCATCTTCACGATTTCCGGCCCCACAGGTGCGGGGAAAACGACCATCCTTGATGCTCTCTGCTTGGCACTCTATGGACGGACGCCGCGCCTGAACAAAGTGACGAAAAGTGGAAATGATATTATGTCGCGCCACACCGGCGAGTGCTTTGCGGAAGTGACGTTTGAAACACCAGCAGGGAAATATTGCTGTCACTGGAGTCAGCACCGTTCGCGCAAAAAACCGGATGGCGAATTACAACCACCCAAACATGAAATTGCCGATGCTAATTCCGGCGCGGTTCTCGAAACAAAAATACTCGATGTTGCTCGCTTGATTGAATCCATCACGGGGATGGACTTCAACCGCTTCACCCGTTCCATGCTGCTCGCGCAAGGGGGCTTTGCGGCCTTTTTGGAAGCGGCACCAGATGAGCGTTCTCCTATCTTAGAACAAATTACCGGAACGGAAATTTATAGCCAGATTTCTATCCGTGTACACGAATGCAAGGTACATGAGCAAAAGAAGTTGGACGTACTCGAAGCTGAACTCAAAGGAATCTCCCTGCTAAGTGCCACAGAAGAACACGCGCTCCAAACACTGCAAACGGCCAAGGAGCAACAAGAAGCCGAACTGACACAACACATCCGACTCCATCAACACGCCTTGGTATGGCAACAAGGAATCGAGCGACTGGAACACGAGCTACACACCCTTGCAACCCGCCAGCAACACTGGGAGCAACAGCGCGAGGCCTTCCAGCCTCAAGAGCTTCGACTC
This Chrysiogenes arsenatis DSM 11915 DNA region includes the following protein-coding sequences:
- a CDS encoding exonuclease SbcCD subunit D C-terminal domain-containing protein, which codes for MKILHTSDWHLGRTLCNKKRYAEFATFLEWLADTMEREFIEVLLIAGDIFDTTVPSHRAQELYYRFLCRIAASSCRHVVIIAGNHDSPTFLNAPRDLLRALDVHIIGHATTPIEEEVIVLTDRQQQPELIVCAVPYLRDRDIRQVEAGESAAAKDQKLLDGIRQHYASVAQSAEQKQKQSNRSLPIVAMGHVFTAGGKTHDGDGVRELYVGSLAHVTSGIFPEIFDYVALGHLHVPQSVGGIDRIRYSGSPLAMGFGEAKQQKSVTLVALTPRTPPVVQLVPVPSFQKLERVSGDFDTLCNALRELVQTDISIWVEVIYNGTTAIGDLQVQLDMVVAGSKVEILRIKNQRNLSHSLTPTIPYETLDDLSIDEVFLRCLVQHGIAEDEHPSLQRTYQEAVASLYDTPNE